AAGCTCAAAACAAAACCTCTCAATCCAATCAAACGCCTAAAGAAATGAAAGTCAAGTCCGTTTCTTATATCGGGCTTTCTTACATGTCTGACATGCTCGCTAATGAAATTGTAAAAATTCGTGTGGGCGATATTGTGGATTCTAAAAAAATAGACACCGCTGTTTTGGCTTTGTTTAATCAAGGGTATTTTAAAGATGTTTATGCCACTTTTGAAAACGGCATTTTAGAGTTTCATTTTGATGAAAAAGCCAGGATTGCCGGGGTAGAAATCAAGGGTTATGGGACTGAAAAGGAAAAAGACGGCTTAAAATCCCAAATGGGAATCAAAAAGGGCGACACCTTTGATGAGCAAAAATTAGAGCATGCTAAAACGGCTTTAAAAACCGCTTTAGAGGGGCAGGGCTATTATGGGAGCGTGGTGGAGGTGCGCACCCAAAAGGTCAGTGAAGGGGCGCTATTAATTGTGTTTGATGTGAATAGGGGGGATAGTATTTATATCAAACAATCCATTTATGAGGGAAGCTCGAAATTAAAACGCCGCATGATTGAATCTTTGAGTGCGAACAAGCAACGAGATTTCATGGGCTGGATGTGGGGCTTGAATGATGGGAAGTTGCGTTTAGATCAATTAGAATACGATTCTTTGCGTATCCAAGATGTGTATATGCGTAGGGGTTATTTGGACGCTCACATTTCTTCGCCTTTTTTGAAAACGGATTTTTCTACCCATGACGCTAAGCTTCATTATAAAGTCAAAGAGGGGATCCAATACAGGATTTCAGATATTTTAATAGAGATTGACAATCCGGTAGTCCCCTTAAAAACCTTAGAAAAAGTGCTTAAAGTTAAAAGAAAAGATGTCTTTAATATTGAGCATTTAAGAGCGGATGCGCAAATTTTAAAAACCGAAATCGCCGATAAGGGCTATGCGTTTGCGGTGGTGAAGCCAGACTTGGATAAGGACGAAAAAAACGGGCTTGTGAAAGTCATTTATCGTATTGAAGTGGGCGATATGGTGCATATCAATGATGTCATCATTTCAGGGAACCAACGCACGAGCGATAGGATCATTAGGAGGGAATTGTTACTAGGGCCTAAAGATAAATACAACTTGACCAAGCTGAGAAATTCCGAAAATTCTTTAAGGCGTTTAGGGTTTTTCTCTAAAGTCAAAATTGAAGAAAAACGGGTGAATAGCTCGCTTATGGATTTGTTAGTGAGCGTAGAAGAGGGGCGCACTGGGCAGTTGCAATTTGGGTTAGGCTATGGCTCTTATGGAGGGCTTATGCTTAATGGGAGCGTGAGCGAAAGAAACCTTTTTGGCACAGGGCAAAGCATGAGCTTGTATGCTAATATTGCTACAGGGGGGGGCAGATCTTATCCTGGCATGCCAAGAGGAGCGGGTCGTATGTTTGCTGGGAATTTGAGCCTGACTAATCCTAGGATTTTTGACAGCTGGTATAGCTCTACGATCAATCTTTATGCGGATTATAGGGTAAGCTACCAATACGTCCAACAAGGCGGGGGCTTTGGGGTGAATGTCGGGCGCATGCTGGGTAACAGAACCCATGTGAGCTTAGGGTATAACTTGAATGTTACCAAACTCCTTGGTTTCAGCAGCCCCTTATACAACCGCTACTATTCCTCTGTGAATGAAGTGGTCTCTCCAAGGCAATGTTCCACACCCGCATCGGTGATTATCAATCGCTTATCAGGCGGCAGAACTCCTTTACAACCTGAAAGCTGTTCTAATCCTGGAGCGATCACCACTTCACCAGAAATAAAAGGGATTTGGGATAGGGATTACCACACGCCTATCACCAGCTCTTTCACTCTTGATGTGAGCTATGACAACACCGATGATTATTATTTCCCTAGAAATGGGGTTATCTTTAGCTCTTATGCGACGATGTCTGGTTTGCCAAGCTCTGGCACGCTCAATTCGTGGAACGGGTTAGGCGGGAATGTCCGTAACACTAAAGTCTATGGTAAATTCGCCGCTTACCACCATTTGCAAAAATATTTATTGATAGATTTGATCGCTCGCTTTAAAACGCAAGGGGGCTATATCTTTAGGTATAACACCGATGATTACTTGCCCTTAAACTCCACTTTCTATATGGGGGGCGTAACCACGGTGAGAGGCTTTAGAAACGGCTCAGTTACGCCTAAAGATGAGTTTGGCTTGTGGCTTGGAGGCGATGGGATTTTCACCGCTTCTACTGAATTGAGCTATGGGGTGTTAAAAGCGGCTAAAATGCGTTTAGCGTGGTTTTTTGACTTTGGTTTCTTAACCTTTAAAACCCCAACTAGGGGGAGTTTCTTCTATAACGCTCCCCTCACGACAGCGAATTTTAAAGATTATGGCGTTATAGGGGCTGGGTTTGAAAGAGCGACTTGGAGGGCTTCTACAGGCTTACAGATTGAATGGATTTCGCCCATGGGGCCTTTGGTGT
The Helicobacter pylori genome window above contains:
- the bamA gene encoding outer membrane protein assembly factor BamA, producing the protein MKKFILSSLVFACINTSVEALENDGSKPNDLTPPKEVSQESQKNETQKSEAQNKTSQSNQTPKEMKVKSVSYIGLSYMSDMLANEIVKIRVGDIVDSKKIDTAVLALFNQGYFKDVYATFENGILEFHFDEKARIAGVEIKGYGTEKEKDGLKSQMGIKKGDTFDEQKLEHAKTALKTALEGQGYYGSVVEVRTQKVSEGALLIVFDVNRGDSIYIKQSIYEGSSKLKRRMIESLSANKQRDFMGWMWGLNDGKLRLDQLEYDSLRIQDVYMRRGYLDAHISSPFLKTDFSTHDAKLHYKVKEGIQYRISDILIEIDNPVVPLKTLEKVLKVKRKDVFNIEHLRADAQILKTEIADKGYAFAVVKPDLDKDEKNGLVKVIYRIEVGDMVHINDVIISGNQRTSDRIIRRELLLGPKDKYNLTKLRNSENSLRRLGFFSKVKIEEKRVNSSLMDLLVSVEEGRTGQLQFGLGYGSYGGLMLNGSVSERNLFGTGQSMSLYANIATGGGRSYPGMPRGAGRMFAGNLSLTNPRIFDSWYSSTINLYADYRVSYQYVQQGGGFGVNVGRMLGNRTHVSLGYNLNVTKLLGFSSPLYNRYYSSVNEVVSPRQCSTPASVIINRLSGGRTPLQPESCSNPGAITTSPEIKGIWDRDYHTPITSSFTLDVSYDNTDDYYFPRNGVIFSSYATMSGLPSSGTLNSWNGLGGNVRNTKVYGKFAAYHHLQKYLLIDLIARFKTQGGYIFRYNTDDYLPLNSTFYMGGVTTVRGFRNGSVTPKDEFGLWLGGDGIFTASTELSYGVLKAAKMRLAWFFDFGFLTFKTPTRGSFFYNAPLTTANFKDYGVIGAGFERATWRASTGLQIEWISPMGPLVLIFPIAFFNQWGDGNGKKCKGLCFNPNMDDYTQHFEFSMGTRF